In Oryzias melastigma strain HK-1 linkage group LG14, ASM292280v2, whole genome shotgun sequence, the DNA window ttttataaatgtcatAAGAGCAATTACCATATTTATGGTGAAAACAtgatatttagtttgttttttccccactttgtaTACTCAAGAATAGAAGTGATTGTAAAGTGTTTGTTGACAGCTCACCTTTTTCATTTAGCAATTACATTATAATTGAGTGTCTAGTAAGGAGAAGGAGCTGCTGGAAGCTTCTTAGTAGAACGAATTAAGATaggaaaacaagtttaaatCAATTCCCTCATTTATAtcagagtgaaaatgttttgtctgaTAAATTAGAAAGCTGATAACTCAATTTGCAGGAGACCACAAACAACAAGAAACTAGAAAGATAAGACGGTTTGCTGCAAAACATAATTAATGTTTAGTGAAGTAAAATGGTGTAAACCACAAAAATGGGTTTAAATCAAAGACATCaggaacagatttttaaaagattaagcATGCAAGAAAAACATGCTAAAGTCTTctgaataattaatttattaacattttattttttgggtgatccttatttgttttcctatacctaaataacacttttattgaattaatttgtcaatatttttcatgttaataatTGAACTGATGTGCAATATGGGACACTGGGATCCATCTGGAATAAATCAATGGTTCTGATAGGAAACATGAATGCTAATGTTTACATATTGTATTAGTTTCAGATGTTTTGCATTTGATCACAACTCATCATGATAGCGTTCTCCTTCCTGTTTACTTTTGCTTGCAAACCTGTGAACTGCACGCTACTTTCCTGAAGCTTGGTCTGAAAGTCACAAACCAACACCACTTCTGTGGTTAGAACAAGCaccttcttttttaagtaaattattgtttacatctattttttctctctcttttatgaattattttttgcaGTTCTGAAGCATACAGAGAAAACGACACCAGACCACAAGAGACCCGACCAGGTTGGGCCACCTTAATCACCCTCTCCCTCTCCCCCCCTTCCCTCCACCATCGCAGACTGCATTGACAAGCACTCTGTGGTCGCCCCCCCCAACTCCACTCCTCAGCAGTAATTCGCTGTGCTGATCAGACAACCTCACACCGCTGGGACTGGACAGGAGACCCAGAGGTTCCCAAAGCTGGAGCTCTAAGCGGTGCCTGGCAATGCCTCAGGTAAGACAAACCGCTCAAGTTCAAACtcacggaaaaaaaaaaaacagttgccCTGCAGCAACCAGATGCACACTAAACTGTCTTCTGTTACTTCTGATATTTAGAGGGGTAgcaatttaattcaaaatacgattttgtttaaaattatttaattacaataaaaaaatccataattgAAAGTGCTAAAGTTAGctcaataaagaataaaaactgattaaaaatctaatatatttttataatttaaaaatgttagatcTTATGACTATTATTACCAATTGTCTAACATATGATTAACATGTTGCACCAaagtgtaattttaagttgtaaaaGTTGTAAACCCTTCACAGTTCTACGATTTGTCCTGTGTCAAAAGTTACATGAAACAATGAAGTCTGGACTATTATGACTATTTGgtttgtttatctttattataATTAAACATTCATTCCTGCTGCATACATAGGGAGTGTGAATCAGGAGATTCTTATCGCTGGTTGCGTTGGTGCTTATCTTTGCGTGAAGCCTGATAACAGCACAGGATGTGTTTGGCAACAGCTGGACTTTTATCTTCTTCATCTTGTGTCTATTTTTGGAGCTTTTGACATGagcttgtttgtgtgtttgttaaaTGAAACAGGAGCTGGTtgaagaattcagatttaacATCAATCAGTTAAAGATTACAactttcaactcttttatttttttgtttttttttatgtgactcactttaaagacaaagtttattttagctgAAACTCTGTCAAACAGGGTTTTTCCCAATCTAGTAATGTGATCAGTAAAGTTGTAGTTTAATCTAGAGTGTTAGGAATGGCATTTATTTGGTGTACTCTAAACTGTAATCCCAATTTTTGCTCGGTAGAACTGCAGACAGTAAGTGGCTGACCCTGCGTCTGCCCACAGAAATCTGCCTCCCAACAGCTGCTGATGCAAAACTGTGAAGGGGGCAAAGGGAAAATCCGAGTGGGCCAATGTCTGAAtcattccaaaaataaatatgggAGGCATCAAGTGATTTCTCTGTGGGGacaaattaacaaaagcttGACATGAGCCACAAAACTGAAATATGGCTGCGCTTAAAGACCCAGTCTgatgaaaaatacagtttttggtgtttctaacacgATCTTGTGATATTTTACTGATAATGGGGGACatagataaatacatttaagtttaaaattacatttctgaggatttatttatttaaattgttgagaatcaggagcagatgaagaaatgctACATTGAAAATGTGATAATGtagtctaaaaacagcataatcataattaaaagaccactgggcacactttgaaaattgatcaaaagataattggagtgggtcattaagagtagaaattatgttttttaaacatttagtcatGCTGATTATCAAATTTGGATTTTACCTGGGTTATAAATAAATTGACTTATTGTCTTCTTTAACcagtctgcttttattttagttttatttgagtttgGGATCATTTCTTGGAATATTTAGAAGCACAAACACTGATGAGTTTAGAGCATTTTACTGGTTAAAAATGTCCTGATGTCCAAAAGCAGCAAGATAGCATGAAAACCCACCAGATGTCTATCCTTCTTCACCAAACGCTGTCTGACTCCTAAACTGATAACTCTGGGTCCAGACCATCTTTTCATTGCTCCACAGTGTAGTGGTTGGTTTTCTTTACAAAACTCCCTCTGTTACTCATGGAAGTAGTTCTAATGTAAATACAATTCCTCTGCCCCATACCATGAAACTCCCACCGCCTGTTTTATGTGCACACATTAACAGCAGTAGAAGTTTTGTGACTTTTCATCTGTGGAAAGAACAGAGTTGATGGTTTTTGTGCAGAGTGATGCTTAGCTGCTGTTGACTCAGCTGTGCTCATTTTCTTCGTCTTCATGTCTGAGTCGCTGCAGAAAGATTCTAACGATTATCCAGCAGAGATGGAATTTTCTGCGGAGCTGCAACGTCACTGAGCTCTTCACagaaaacctgttttgtttAACAAATTACTGTAATCAGAGACGGCATTAGAAGACGCTTGATTCCTCCGTGTTAACAAACCAGATTAAACCAATTCAGTTTTTGAATTGGATCAACCTTTATCCATTGATTCTGTGTCAGAGGATGCTTAGTTTGTAGTTTCTTTGATTAtgttaaataaactatttttttccctattcCATGCACCTTAAAGTGATGATGTTTTACTCTGCTTTAGCATTAAGATGTAATTCCTCTGAGGAGCTCAGCACATCCCGTGAGATTcagtgaagaaaattaaacagcAAGCTTCCTCATCAGTGTTGCACATGTATTTGCGCTGCTGcagatgttcatttttttttcttctcatttgtgTTTCAGCCCAGTGTCAGTGGGATGGAGCCTCCCTTTGGGGACGCCTTTCAGAACTACTCCTTTGCTGACCAGGCTTTGACCAGTACTGAGCTGCTGGCGACCAGCTCTGACCCAGATTTCATGTATGAGCTGGTGAGTAGCCTCATGCGCACGCTCACACTCACTCCTCTAAAAACCATACCATGTAAACATTTGAtccaagtaaataaaataacggTTAAAATGTAAGGATCTGAGATATGTTCAATGTACAAAAAGGTtgtaaaagttgatttttagtGGTTGTAGTGGCAGTTGGCAGAGTTCCAGGCTgtgaaaaatcacagaaaaggGGCTTAAGAGTTTAGacaattttaacatattcctttttttctgatgcaCTGTTGTCgttaaatgttttagcttttgtgttgttgttctttGCATGTTTTCACGTTCTTTTGTAAAAACTAGAACTTTTTCAGCAGCTGctgtcatttctgttttctttaggcTTTAGTGCTTTCACACAAAGAATTACAacactaaagtgttttttactgaaatggaaagtacaaacatttttaatgatggGATAAATTAgaacagtttaatttttttaaggtattattctggctttttaaaaaaaaaaaaatctgatacctggtttaaatatttttttttaacttattttgaaagaaaactcttaagtttgtgtcataaatttgtttttcatccttCTCGAGTGAAGTTTGAAGCTTCTCTTGCACACGTCAGCAGATCTGAGCATTCACAGGAAGCTTGAGTGTTTTCAAGAACGTCCTTTTGACTTCTGGTGGAGTTGCTCACTGTAGAACCCTCTTTTCTCTGTGTTTAATGAAAGATTCCCTTTAATATAAATTCTCAGATTGTTAAACTTCAATgcagacttttaaaaatatcctcTTTTGTGTTGTGTCCTCCTTGGTATTCTGTCTGATCCAGGTTGAACAATGATTAGTCATTGCAGCACTGGATTCTTTTATTCCATAGCAACGTATTAGCAAGGTGATGGTGTTCAGAACCATTTCCTCAGTTTTGTTCTCTGGCTTTTCCCCCGAAATAGACGTAATTTTATTTCAATGGgtgaatttttaacaaatattttggaggatgctttgtttttagcatgttaaaTTACCCCAAGCAGTctaaattatgtatattttattataaaaagtactttcagaaaaaaaagtgaataatgttgttgtttttcagcgCATGACTGTAATCATTTATGAGTCTTTAATTATAAATGTCTTTGCGAGCATGAACGAGATGCCTGATTTTATGGCAAAAATCAAAGCCTCACCTGTTTGTCTAAAAGTGTTTCTCCTTCTCCTTGCAGGACAGAGATATGACCCACCGGCAGAGTCCCTGCGGGGACAGCATTGTGGGGCTTGGGGACGGAGGCAAGGAGGTGGAAGGAGGTGTTGATCAGTTCATGGGTCTGGGAGACTGTGAGAcagtctgcagcagctcagCGTTCGAACAGTGGGACTCGTACTGGGAAGATCTCACCAGGTACTTAataactttgattttattttatgtcaagGTCAAGTTAAGCAGCGGCAGCAACAATTAAGGGACacaatttgtgaaaaaataacagttaCATCTAATTttataagcttaaaaaatggtAAGTCATAACAGGATGTTAACACATGCATGAATCTCCATCATGTGCTGTAGGTTTATAATTACCTCATTTTAGGGAAGAAAGTTGTTTGTAAGTTTATTCTAAAATATATCGACATGAGCCTGAAGCATTTACTCAAGCTGGATATCACTGCTTTACTTAACaagttttctgtttgattttatgatagtttctttttctttttctcattctcATTTCCCATTGAAAAAGAATAGGACAttcttcaaatccttcaaaaactttgtgcacttttgaaacttaaaacatCTTTATGTTAAACCTTCAGCAAGTTAaagacattcatgcttgtacttcatatattttgccattttaagaattttacactatgtatgcattttttaagcCCTGCAGAAATGATAAATTTTTCAAATACTTAATAAACTTTGAATTTTACtcaatttttatgattttttgtttttctctaagaaattctttaaaatctttatacACTTTTGAAACTAatacaatattggtatcaaaacattcagcatgttcagaaCTTggatgcttgtacttttggtgttcacaaatttaatgattttttaaattgtacacaatttttgcttttttttttaaagaaatcctttaaattctgttttcacttttaaaacctCTGTAATATTGATATAAAAACATTCAGTACATTCAGGACATATTTCAGCTgttaaagttaatttctttAGCAACTTCAGCGactacattcagcaaaaagccttcacactagcattattgcaggtaatgcaacttttctggttatattttgttttttgtcttgaaaAATAGTGAGTTCTAAAAAGAATTTTTGTATAATTgtacaagacatttttttatacaaaatatgtaaatatttcaatgtACTGTAGATCTCTATTTGCCTATTCCAAAATACATCAATTACTGTGACAAAGTGGCCCCTTTTTCTTGTTCATTCTAAATACTTGAAGGCCTGTCTTTTTATATCCATTCCAAATGGTTTGAGCATCAAATCAGTCATGACTGCAACAAAAAAcgttagtgttttatttaactcCAAACAGGAAATGCTTGTGGTTTGAAAACTCCttttaacttttgcttttaCTCACGCTGCATTTCTTTGTCTTCGGTAGATACACACGGCTGGCCAGCTGTGATATCTGGGGAACCAAAGAGGTGGATTTCCTCGGACTGGACGACTTCTCCAGTCCCTACCAGGATGAGGAAGTGGTTAGCCGGACGCCAACCTTGGCTCAGCTCAACAGTGAGGATTCCCTGCCTGTCTGTGAGACTCTCTACCCGCCCATTGACCTGAACCTGCCTGCGCCGCAGACTCAGCCCCCCCAACTCCCCTCTCACAGTAAGAGGCTCCTGGTTCCGAACCAGGGATCCGGTTCTGTGTGGCCTTCCCCAAGCGCCTCTTCCCGTCCGTCTCGCAGCCGTCCTCCAGACTTTCCCGAAGGCTCCCAAAAGGCAACCAGACCTGTTCCTTCCAGCACCGAGACTATGGCAAAGGCCCAGAACTATCTTAGTCTCACCCAGGACCATAGCCAGACTCCAGGCAAGCCTGCGGGGAGAGGAGCAAAGATGGCTGCCCTGGGTTCTCACGGAACTGACTTTGTCCGGAAGGCTAAAGTACGAGTGAGTTCTGTTTACAGAGCTCAAGCTGACTTGCCTTCCCAAACAGATTTTAAGGGGTCGGAGCCACCTCTACCCCACAGCCAGCCCCAGGAGGAGAAAGCTTCCACTTCCACCTTGGTTGGACTTCCTGTTGCCGCTGCTGCTGCCAGCAGCTCTGCCAGCACAGCAAGCTTTGAGAAGAAAACAGAGGGCATCGTGAAGAGGGAGATCCCAGGAGGATGCTCCGCCTCACTGCCTCAGCTAGTGGAAGCAAACCCGGCTCTGAAGAGCAGCAACTCCGGGCCGACCAGCCGGGAGGGCGTGGCAGGAGCCAGTGGTGAAGGTGGCGTCCTGGGGGTCGCAGACCCCGAACAGGGCAAGGAGGAGGAGCACAATTATTCTCTGTTCCTGACTCGCAGTGGACTTGCAGGCAGAGGCCACTCCCAgctggaggaggatgaggaCGAGGAGGACGAGGATGAAGGAGAGGAAGATGAAGGGGACGGGCTGGAGTTGGACGACGAAGACCACGATGAGGGTTTTGGCAGCGAGCACGAGCTGTCTGAgaatgatgatgaggaggaggaagaggaggacgaaGACTATGAGGCCGACAAGGATGATGACATGAGCGATGCCTTCTCTGAGCCAGGTTCACTGCTTTTTCAgagctttttcctttaaatcctTTTCCCTCCACGTCTTATTCTGATCTCCGTTCTTTCCTTATCTTCTCCTCCAGGCTGTGACATCGAGCTAATGGACGACATTAAAGGCCTGACAGCTGGAGTCTCAAGTCGCAAGAGAGGCAAACGGCGCTACTTCTGGGAGTATAGCGAGCAACTCACGCCCTCCAAACAGGAGCGCTTACTCAAGCCGTCTGAGTGGGACAGACACACGTTGCCAAGCAACCTGTATCAGAAGAACGGCCCTCTGCATGGTATGCATGCAAACCTTAAAGAAACGGCATACGTTAAGCTGAGTCGAGATGCATTTCTACGGAAGCCTAAAAACGGCCTggcctacttttttttttttctcattatagtGAGATACAccatctcgttataacgagaaaacatatttcgttttctcattataacgagatGATGAAGAACAAAGAAGGAAGCATCCCTCTTTTCCTTTCCCGCACTGAGACGCAGAGACTATCTGTTTcaattctctttattttgtggttaacaacaaaacagcaggagaaaacactaccaaaaacatattttttagtcttttttttatttattagtggatctatgctccTTAAACACATTAATTCTGCCTCATGCACCATCCTCCTCCCTTTATTTCACTAAAACCCcagaacaaacaggttgattgacagaacccgGGGCGACAAGCTTCTccgcatggtgcgttcactgagctccggactTTTGAGGACACAAACAGCCAACTCAGTCCACTataatacttttttcatttttatgtactCCTCAGCaaattaaagcagtttttcagaaaaaatgtcaacactattaaatcaataatgaatcagtttttttggtgttctatgttttttctgataaactgctttgttttgcagcCGATGTCCAGAGTTCAGTGAACACACCAGGAAGTAACGCTAGTCGGCCcggggatctgtcaatcaacctgctTGTTCTGAGGTTTTAGAGAGATAAAGGGAGGTGGGCTGGTACATGAGACGGAAtaatgattaataaataaaaaatagacaaaaaaacaagttttggaAGAGAGGGATGCTCCAGTAATATTCTTCATGATCTCGTTATAACgggaaaacaattaaaaaaaaagtagagcgGGACATTTTCGGCTTccgtagatttttttttattagctgtTTTTATGCAGGAGTGTAACTTGTGAACTCTGGTAATGTCGGGACTTTCCACAACGGCAGctgtttgtaacattttaaatagatcaGTTTCAGTGGTTCATTTGGagataataaacaaataaagcgGGTTCGCCTATAGAACAAACAGACATACTCCTTTCTGTGCACAAAGAAACCTCTAATCATGTTAGCAAGCAAACAGGCCTCTTATTGACCTATTTATACAACTGTCTTTTAgtcatttagcttttattaagtcataaaattagtcttaaaaatgtttttttagttaaagcAACACACACTAATATTTTACTagcat includes these proteins:
- the crebrf gene encoding CREB3 regulatory factor; protein product: MPQPSVSGMEPPFGDAFQNYSFADQALTSTELLATSSDPDFMYELDRDMTHRQSPCGDSIVGLGDGGKEVEGGVDQFMGLGDCETVCSSSAFEQWDSYWEDLTRYTRLASCDIWGTKEVDFLGLDDFSSPYQDEEVVSRTPTLAQLNSEDSLPVCETLYPPIDLNLPAPQTQPPQLPSHSKRLLVPNQGSGSVWPSPSASSRPSRSRPPDFPEGSQKATRPVPSSTETMAKAQNYLSLTQDHSQTPGKPAGRGAKMAALGSHGTDFVRKAKVRVSSVYRAQADLPSQTDFKGSEPPLPHSQPQEEKASTSTLVGLPVAAAAASSSASTASFEKKTEGIVKREIPGGCSASLPQLVEANPALKSSNSGPTSREGVAGASGEGGVLGVADPEQGKEEEHNYSLFLTRSGLAGRGHSQLEEDEDEEDEDEGEEDEGDGLELDDEDHDEGFGSEHELSENDDEEEEEEDEDYEADKDDDMSDAFSEPGCDIELMDDIKGLTAGVSSRKRGKRRYFWEYSEQLTPSKQERLLKPSEWDRHTLPSNLYQKNGPLHGKYMLKKSRRTDVEDLTPNPRKLLQIGTELRKLNKVISDLTPVSELPLTARPRSRKEKNKLASRACRLKKKAQYEANKVKLWGLSTEYDRLLFVINAIKEEIMVRVEDSSPRSTNMTETLEQLIQETLVPSPVAGQTSEFVNKILENTSRGDPTGGLVGLRVPTSKN